Sequence from the Streptomyces sp. NBC_00358 genome:
CGACGCCGGGCCGGTGTCCGCGGACACCGGCCCGGACGCTTGAACTCGGTCAGCTGTTGTCCCAATTGCCCGGGTTGTTCGACACGTCCTCACCGCAGGAGAGGATCTCGTCCTTCTCCAGGAGGCACATCTGCATCCTGGCCGAGGACATGTTGTCGTGATCCTCGAACTTCACGTACGTGTCCCAGCCGTCGGACGACAGGTAGCCCCCGGTCACCTTGTGCATGGTCCAGTAGGTGACGCCCCGGTTGTGGCTGTTCGTGATGACCCGCACCCCGACACTGTGGCCGTCCGACTTCTGGTCCTGCAGGTGCAGCTTGAGGGGGCTGATCGACCAGGGGCTGGTCCAGGTGTAGTAACCGGTGGCCTCGCCCCAGGCCGTGTCGACGTGCAGGGTGTCCTGCGAACCCGCGGCGCAGGCGGGCGAGGCGGTCAAAGGAAAAATGACGGCGACGGCTGCCGCGGCGCCGGTGAGCATGGCGCGCTTGACGAGCATGTGTCCCCCTGTGCAATGGAGTTGACGGTGACCACGAACGTTACCAGCAAGTAATTTGACTGGTCTTCCGTCACTCGGTGGGTGCGTTCTTCGAGAGGCGCACCGTGCTCAAGATCTTCGCCACCGTCGCGCCCGCACGCGGCGGCGCCGGAGGCGTGCGTTCCGTTCCGTCGGGCCTCCCCCGCTCCCGCCCGGGGAGGAGGAGCCGGGGTGACCGAAGTCGCGCGGGGACGGAGGGAGCCGGGGCGGCCGGGGCCGTGCCCCGGCCGTGGGGTCAGGAACCCGTCGGGTCGCCGTGCAGCCGTACGGTGCTGAGGATCTTCTTCACGGTCGCGTCCGGGATCTCGTCCTTCACGCCCTTGGCGCCGTAGAGCGTCCAGGAGACGAAGTCGCCCGCCGAGTTCTTGAAGGCGAACGTGGTCGCGGCGCCGTCGGAGTCGCACTTGCCCTTCTTGGGAACGCCGCTCGAGTACGTGGTAACGACGCTGCCGCTGACGCCCGAAGCCGTCGTGTACGCCTTGGGCTTGCCGATCCTGAGCAGCTTCTTCGACGCGGTCTTCTGGTCCGTGTATCCGCCGAAGACCCACCAGGCCGAGTCGTTGCGCGCGACGTCGTCGGTGTTCTTGGCGCCGCTCTGCCCCTTGGTGCCCGCGGCCGCCAGCGACGAGTCGTCCGTGCGGCCGTCCTTGTCGTCGTCGGAGGTGCACCACTTCTCCTTGAGGATGGCGGGCGCGGACATGCCGATCAGGGCGGAACCGTCACCCTTCTTCTTGTCCTCGAAGAAGATGAAGGTGCCGGGGGTCTCGACCTTCCAGTCCGGCGGCACGTCGAAGGCGGTGCCCCACTTCGGGTTCACGACGACCTTCCAGCCGTCGATCGTCGCCTTCTCGTCGTCGCCGCCGCGCGGGTTGGCCGCGCTCGCACTCGCGCTCGCCGAGGTGGAGGCCGACGTCTTCGGGGACCCGGACGGGTCGCCCCCGGCCTTGTCGTCCTTGTCGCCACCGCCCAGGACGAGGAATCCGGTGACTCCGGCCGCGATCACGACCGCCGAGGCCGCGACGATCGCGGTGATCTTCGTCTTGTTGCCGCCACCGCCACCGCCACCGCCACCGCCGCCGCCCCCGGACGCCTGGGGCATGCCGAGAGGATCCGACGGCGCTCCCCACTGCGGCTGCCCCGGCTGCTGTCCGTACGGACCGGGCTGCGGATACCCCGACTGCTGGTATCCGGGCTGCTGGTACGGATTCGGCTGCTGGTACCCCGGCTGCTGGTACGGGTTCTGGTCCTGCGGATTCTGCTCGCCCCCGGGCGGCTGCTGTCCTGGCCACATGGCTGGTAACGATAGAGGGGCCCCTGACCCGGGTGCCACGGCGGTCCCCGAAACGACCGCGCAGGCATGCCACTTGTCCCATTGATCCCGGCTCGGAACTCCACCTGATCCCGGCCGGGGCCTCTGTCCCGTCCTGGCGTGCCGACTGATCCCGGCTCAGGAACCCGTCGGGTCGCCGTGCAGGCGGACGGTGCTCAAGCCCGTACCGGAGTGCGGCTCGGTCTGCCGTGCTGATCGACATCCGTGCTGATCGACTTCCGCGCCGGACGGGAGGGCTGGCCAATAATTGCTACCCATGGGTAACATCGGGGTATGAGCGCAGACCAGATGACGATCGGCGAGATGCTCGCCGCGACCGTGCCGATGGCGCGGACCCTGAACCTCGAGTTCGTGGAGACCACTCCGGAGAAGGCCGTCGTGGCGCTCCCGGACCAGGGCGAGTTCCACAACCACGTCGGCGGACCGCACGCCGGTGCCATGTTCACGCTGGGGGAGTCGGCGAGCGGGGCGATCGTTCTCGCCGCCTTCGGGGACCAGCTCTCCCGTGCCGTGCCGCTCGCGGTCAGTGCCGAGATCGCGTACAAGAAGCTCGCGATGGGCCCTGTCACGGCCACCGCGACGCTCGGCCGGCCCGCTGCCGACGTCGTCGCCGAACTCGACGCGGGCCTGCGCCCCGAGTTCCCCGTCGCCATCGCCATCCAGCGCGGTGACGGCGCCGTGACCGGTGAGATGACGGTCATCTGGACGCTCCGCCCGAACGGCTGAGTCCCTCCCGCGCGCAGGGCCCCGATCGGGACGTACGACCCGATAGGGGCCCTCGGCCGTTTCAGGGGCTCGCCCGCTTCGGTCACGGTCACGGATACGGTGCGGCTGACGGCTGACGGCTGACGGCTGACGGCTGACGGCCGACCGGCCCCGGTCAGCCGTGCGGCGCCCGCAGGGTCACCGTCTGGGTGACCCGGGTGCAGAGCCGGCGCCGGTCGTCCTCGATGTCGCACTCCACCACCGCCGTGTCGCGTCCCACCCGCAGGACGCGGGCCTTGGCGTACGCGGCTCCCTCGCGTACCGGCCGCAGGAAATGGGTGGTTGAGGTGGTGGTGGCGGGAACGGCGCCCACGGGGCCGTTCAGCGCGGCGCACACCGCCGAGGCGACGTCGGCCAGGCCCATCAACGCGCCCCCGTGCAACCCGCCGCCCGCGGTGGACAGTTCGGGTACGAAGTCGAGTTCGGCGTCCACGCCCTCGGCCGACAGGGCGGTGAAGCGCACTCCGAGGGTCCTGGCGTACGGAGCCATCGCGTAGATGTCTTCGGCGGTGACCGTCATATCGGGCTCCTTGTGGGAGGGCTGGGACGGAAGTCGGTGATCCGTTCTATCAACTCCCTTGCCCGCAGGGGGAGTTACGGGCAAGAGAGTTCCAGGAGGCCGACGGTTCGGCCCTGCGGAACCTCATGAGGTCCTGGCTGGGGAGCGAGCACCTGTTCCCTTCGGGCCGTCCGTGCCCGACCCTGGCCTACGGGCGGGGCGCGCGCGTCGCCCGTAGGCCACGGCGACGCGCCGGGGAGCGGGAACGAGGAGTGCGAGCGTGGGCGTACGCGGGCGGACGGCTGTTCTGGTGACCGGTGGCAGTGGCTTCGTCGGGAGCCATCTGGTGAGGCGGCTGCTGGAGAGGGGCTACCGGGTCCACACCACCGTACGAGGGACCTCGAACGCGGCGAAGACGCGGCCGCTCGTCGAGATGCGGGACGCCTTCCCCGGCAGGCTGACGCTGTTCGAGGCGGACCTGCTGGCCGAGGGGTCCTTCGACGCGGCGATGAGCGGCTGCGATGTGGTCTTCCATGTGGCGTCGCCGTTCCTGATGCCGGAGAGGATCAAGGACGGCCGCAAGGACATGGTCGACCCGGCCCTGCTCGGCACGCGCAACGTGCTGGCGGCGGTGGAACGGACACCGACGGTCGAGAAGGTCGTCCTCACCTCCACCGTCGGCGCGATCTTCGGCGACTACGTCGACGTGCGGAGCATGGACGGCGGTGTCCTGTCGGAGAAGTACTTCAACGCCACCAGCACCGTCGAGAACAACCCGTACCACTACGCGAAGACGCTCGCGGAGCGCGCGGCCTGGACGGCTGAGGCGGCCCAGGACCGATGGCGTCTGGTGTCCGTCAACCCCGGCCTGGTCCTCGGCCCGTCCCTCACCCCCGCGTCGGAATCCGGCAGCCTGTTCCTGCTGGACGAACTCTTCAAGGGCTACTTCTTCTACGGCGCCCCCGATTTCAGCTTCACCACGGCGGATGTCCGCGAGGTCGCGGACGCGCACATCGCGGCGGCGGAGCACAGCGGCGCCAAGGGCCGCTACATCGTCGCGGCCGAGACGATGACGTCGTTCCACGACATGGCGCGCGTCATCCGCGACCGGTATCCCCGCGCCCTCCGGCTGCCCCGCAATGCGCTCCCGCACTGGCCGGTCCGCGTCCTCGGCCCGGCCTTCGGACTCACCCAGGACTACATCCGCAAGCACCTCGGCATCCGCTTCGCCGTGGACAACAGCAGGAGCGTGCGGGAACTGGGGATCACCTACCGCCCGGTCGAGGAGACCCTGCTCGACCACTACGAGAGCTGGAGGCGGCGGGCGTGACGAGCCCCACGTCCCGGCCCCTGTTCAAGCCGACCAGGTAGGCTTCCCGGCGGGCGCCCCGGGAGAACCCACCCCGGATGATCACGCGAAACGCGATCGCCCGGTCACGCACACCGAAACGGGAGGAACCGGCGTTGCACGTCCAGGACTGGCTCGAGACGGTGCCCGCGGTCAGCATCTACGCGCTCGTGGCCCTGGTCATCGGCGTGGAGAGCCTGGGTATCCCGCTGCCCGGAGAGATCGTCCTGGTCTCGGCGGCGCTGCTCTCCTCGCAGCACGGCGGTATCAACCCGGTCGTCCTCGGCGCGTGTGCCAGCCTCGGCGCGATCGTCGGCGACTCCATCGGCTACGCCATCGGCCGCAAGGGCGGACGCCCGCTGCTCGCCTGGCTCGGCGCGAGGTTCCCCAGACACTTCGGCGAGGCCCACGTCGCCACTGCCGAGCGTTCCTTCCAGAAGTGGGGCATGTGGGCCGTCTTCTTCGGCCGCTTCATCGCACTGCTGCGGATCTTCGCGGGCCCGCTCGCCGGTGTGCTGCGCATGCCGTACTGGAAGTTCCTGATCGCCAACGTCCTCGGCGGCGTCATCTGGGCCGGCGGCACCACGGCGGTCATCTACTACGTCGGTGTCGTCGCCGAGTCCTGGCTGAAGCGCTTCTCGTGGCTCGGCCTGGTCGCCGCGGTGCTCATCGGTCTCGCCTCGATGCTGATCGTCCGCCGCAAGGCGAAGAAGGCGGCCACCGGGCACGGTGCGGCGGAGCCGGAGCCGGTCCCCGCCGCCGAGTAGAGCGGCTGCCCGGAGCTGTCGGATCTGTCCGGTCTACTCGTGGATCTCGCGGTGCGCCTTCGCCAGTTCCACGTAGAAGACGCCGTTCAGTGAGATACCCTCGCGCTCCTCGTCCGTCAGCGGACGCTTGACCTTCGCGGGGACACCCGCGACCAGTGAGCCCGGCGGGACCCGCATCCCCTGGGGCACCAGAGCCTGCGCGGCGACCAGCGAGCCGGCCCCGATCACGGCCCCGTTGAGCACCGTGGCACCCATGCCGATCAGACAGTCGTCCTCGACCGTCGCGCCGTGCACGACGGCGTTGTGGCCGATCGAGACGCGCTCGCCGACGGTGAGGGGGAACCCGGGGTCCACGTGCAGAGTGCAGTTGTCCTGCACATTGGTGCCGGCGCCGATGACGATCGGGCCGCCGTCGGCGCGCAGCACCGCGCCGTACCAGACGCTCGCGCCCGCGTGCAGCGTGACGTCTCCGATGACCACGGAGGTGGGCGCCACGAACGCCTCCTGGTCCACCCGCGGGTCCTTGCCACCGATTCCCTTGATCAGCGCCTGCTGCGTCGTCACCGTGTCACCGTCTCGTCGTCTCGTGGTCCGGTCCCTCTGCGTACACGGGCACCGTATGTCATCGGCCCCGCACCCCCGGTGGGGTGAAGATCACAGCCGTGCGGCGCCATCGGCGCGGTCCGCGCTGAGTACCGTGAGCGGGTGTCCAGGAGCAAGAACACGTTCTCATCATGGCGGCGACGCCTCGCGCAACGCGCTGTCCACGCGGGCTGGGCGTGGGTGCGGCGCGCGGGTACGGTCTCGGCCGAGCGACCGGGTCGGTTCCGCTTCGGCGCGATGGGCGAGAACACCAGACTGGCCTTCCCGCTGGGTACGGTCTTCGGCGAACCCTGGATCCACCTCGGTTCGTACTGCATCGTCGCCGAGCAGGTCACGCTGACCGCGGGGCTGATGCCCGATCTCGACCTCGGTTCCGAACCGATCCTGCGCATCGGGGACGGTGTCGTGCTCGGCCGCGGCAGCCATGTCATCGCCGACACCACGGTCACGATCGGCAGCGACTGCTACTTCGGGCCCTACGTCTACGTCACGTCCACCAACCACTCGTACGACGATCCGCACGTGCCCATCGGCAAGCAGTGGCCGCGGATGGAGCCCGTGGAGATCGGGCCCGGCTGCTGGATCGGCACCGGTGCGGTGATCCTGCCCGGCGCGCGGATCGGGCGGAACGTCGTGGTCGCCGCCGGTGCGGTGGTGCGCGGTACGGTGCCCGACCACTCCGTCGTCGCCGGGGCACCCGCGCGGGTCGTCCGGCGCTGGGACCCGGTGGCCGGCTGGCAGCCCCCGCTGCGCACACCGCCGCCGGTGCCGATTCCCGACGGGGTGACCCCGGAGCAACTGCTGGCGCTGTCGGAACTGGACGAGGAGACGGTCGCGCGGCTCGCGGAACTGGACCTCGACGCGCAAGGCGCCGCCGACGGCGTACACGCGCAGTCGGGCGACATCCGCGCCGAGTCCTGAACCGCGGCCGCATCCGCGCCGAGTGAACCGCGGCCACATCCGCGCCGAGTCCTGAACCGCGGCGACACCGCGTCCTGAACCCCGGCGGCACCGCGTCACCGTTCGGGCCGGACGCGCCTCCTCTGTCGGGCGGTGCTGGTCCGCGGTTGCTGGTCCGTCGTCCGCACTGGACGGCGCGTCGCCCGGGACGCCCGGTCCGGTGACCGTGGCGGATGATCCGTCGCCCGGGACGGCCGGTCCGGTGATCGGAGTGGCTGGTCCCTCGGCCGGAGCGGGCATGGTCTGGCCCTGGGGGCCCCTGAGCCGGTTCAGCCGGTCGCCAGCAGTACCGTGCCGACCAGCGCCAGCGTCGCTCCCGCGGCCTGCACGGCGCGCAGCCGTTCCCTGAGGACACCGCGTGCGGCCAGGGCGGTGACCACCGGGTACAGCGAGGCGAGGACCGCGGCGACGGTGACCGGGCCGTGCTGGGCCGCGACCGAGTACGTGCCGTTGGCGGCGACGTCGGCGAGGCCGACGAAGGCGAGCGCGGGCAGCGAGGCCCAGGGGAAGCCGCCCTCGGGGAGGGCGGACGCGCCCCTGCGAACCGAGACGGCCAGCGCCGTGCCACCGGTGACGACATTGGTCACGCGCTGCACGAACAGCGCCAGGAAGAGGCCGGTGACCGAGGACGACGCCTCCGCGATCAGCGCGAACACCGTGCCGAAGCCGGCGGCCGCGATCAGCGTGAGCAGGATCGCCTGCCGCTGCACGGGGGCTCCTCGGAGCTGGGGCCCGCCCGCGAGGACGACACCCGCCACGGCGACCGCGATGCCCGCGACCTGAATCAGCCCGGGACGCTCCCCGAGGAACAGGCCGACGCCGATCGGGACGGCCACGGCCAGCGAACCGAGCGGGGAGACGACACCCATCGGCCCGAGCGCGAGCGCCTTGTAGAAGGAGAGCAGGGCGACCGGCCCCACCAGTCCAGCGGCGACCGCGAACCACAGTTGCGGCCCGGCGGCGCTCCAGCCGCCGGTGGCCAGCACGATCGCGCCGAGGACCACCGCCGCTATCGACTGGGAGGCCACGACCACGGTGAGAGCGGGCGTGCGCCGGGTCAGCAGACCTCCGCCGAAATCGGCCAGGCCCCACAGGAGGCTGGTGGCCAGGGCGAAGAGTGCTGTCACGGGGTGCCTCGCAGTACAGTTCGGTGGACGATCAGGTGCACCACACGATAGTTCATCTGATTGAACTCTGTCATTCAAAATATTGGACGGAATGTGTCGGATCTCGACCTGCTGACTCAGTCCCTGGCGCGCAATGTGAAGCGGTGGCGCACCGAACGCGCCTTCACTCTGGAGGCGCTCGCCGCCCGCGCCGGAGTCAGCCGCGGCATGCTCATCCAGATCGAGCAGGCCAGGACCAATCCCAGCCTCGGTACCGTCGTCAAGATCGGCGACGCCCTCGGCGTCAGCATCACCACCCTCCTCGACTACGAGCAGGGGCCCAAGGTCCGGATCGTCCCCGCCGAACAGGCCGTACGCCTGTGGCACACCGAAGCGGGCAGCTACAACCGGCTGCTGGCCGGCACCGAGGCGCCCGGCCCGCTGGAGATGTGGGACTGGCGGCTCATGCCGGGCGAGGGCAGCCCCTCGGACCCGCATCCGGCCGGCACCGTCGAGCTCGTGCACGTCATCGCGGGCGACATGACCCTCACCGTCGACGGGGTCGAACACCTCGTCCCCGAGGGGGCGAGTGTGTCGTTCGAGGCCAACACCCCCCACACGTACGCCAACAAGGGTGAGATTCCGGTCGAGATGGTCATGGCCGTGTCGGTCCCGCTGGTGCAGTGACGCCCCTGGCGGGCCGGTCGCCCGGCGTGCTCCGAAGGCTTTCGGTGCTGCCGGTCGCGCCGGGCGCCGAAGGCTTCCTGAGGGCCGGTTCGGACGGCTGTTAGCGTGCCGTCATGCGCGCACCCATCGGACACTTCGACCACGCCGTCCCCGCCCCCGACTGCCTGGACGAACTCACCCGCCCCGTCGCCGACGCCGTGCGCGGCTGGGGCGGCGGCACCCCCGCCGAGCAGATCGTCTACGTCGACACGAACCCCGAGTGGGCCGACACCGCCACCTTCGTCGAGCACTACGGCAAGGAACTGCTCGAACGGTCCGCCAACTGCGTGGTCGTCTCCGGCAGGCGCGGCGCCGAGACCACACTCGCCGCGTGCGTCGTCCTGTCGACGACCCGCGTCGACGTGAACGGTGCCGTACGCCGTCAACTGGGCTCCCGGAAGGCCTCGTTCGCCCCGATGGACACCGCGACCGGCGAGACCGGCATGGAGTACGGCGGGATCACGCCCGTCGGACTCCCGGGCGACTGGCCGGTGTTGGTGGACCCGGCCGTCGTCGAGCTGCCGTACGTGCTCGTGGGCAGCGGCCGCAGGCGCGGCAAACTCCTGCTCCCCGGCAAGGCGTTCGCGGAACTGCCGAACGCGGTGGTGCTGGAGGGTTTGGGGATCGCCTGACCGTCCACGCCGGGAAGCCGAACCGCCGGCGTCCCGACGCGGTCCGCCCCGCGGGGGCGGCTTCGGTTCGGGCCGCGGTGGGAGCCCTGGGGACCCGCTGTCGGAGGGAATCCGCCCTTGTCGAAGGGGCGGCGCCGGTCGGCGTGCGGTGTGGTGTGGTGCCAGGTGCCAGGTGCCAGGTGCCAGGTGCCAGGTGGGGTGAGGCGAGGCGGGCGGTGAGGTCAGGTGAGGCGAGGCGGGCGGTGGGGGGTGGGATCCGGTCTCGCCGGGCGCCGACGCCCGTTCACGCGACGGCGTGATGCGCCAGCGTCCGGTGAGGATCCGCCTCACCGGGTGCCGCCGCCGGATCGGCGTGGACCAGCGCGGCGGTCAGTTTCGGGACGGCGTGCAGCAGGGCGTGTTCGGCCTCCACGGCGATGTCGTGGGCCCTGCGCACGGTGGCCTCGCCGTCCACCACGACCGCCACCTCGGCGCGCAGCCGGTGCCCGATCCACCGCAGCCGCAGTTCGCCCACGTCGCGCACCCCCGGGACCTGCCGCAGCGCTTGTTCGGCGCGGTCCACCAACTCCGGCTCCACGGCGTCCATCAGGCGCCGGAAGACCTCCCGGGCGGCGTCGCGCAGTACCAGCACGATCGCGGCGGTGATCGCCAACCCCACCAGCGGGTCCGCGCGTTGCCATCCGAGGGCCGCGCCGCCCGCGCCGACCAGCACGGCGAGCGAGGCGAATCCGTCCGTACGGGCGTGGAGTCCGTCGGCGACCAGCGCGGCCGAGCCGATCTCTCGCCCCACCCGGATGCGGTGCCGGGCGACCCACTCGTTGCCGCCGAAACCGATGAGCGCGGCGGCCGCGACAAAGGGGAGGTGCCGTACCGGCTGCGGATCGAGCAGTCGGCCGACCGCCGCCCAGGCGGCGAAGACGGCGGACGCGGCGATCGTCAGCACGATCGCGACGCCGGCCAGGTCCTCGGCCCGTCCGTAGCCGTAGGTGAAGCGCCGTGTCGCCGCGCGACGGCCCAGCACGAAGGCGACCCCGAGCGGCAGGGCCGTCAGCGCGTCGGCCGCGTTGTGCACGGTGTCGCCGAGCAGTGCGACCGACCCCGACAGTGCGACGACGGCCGCCTGCGCCAGGGCCGTCGTGCCGAGGACGGCGAGCGATACCCATAGTGCGCGCATGCCCAGGGCCGACGATTCCAGCGCGGAGTCGACCTTGTCGGCCGTTTCGTGGGAATGGGGGGTGAGGAGGTGGCGCAGCCTGCTCCCGAGGCCCGGCGCATGGCTGTGACCCCGCGGTCGGGAGCGGGGATGCCGGTGCGGCCGACCGGGGGAGCGGCCCTGGCGGTGCGCCTGCCGGTGCGAGGGCCCGTGCTCGTGGCCCGGCCCGTCTCCGTGCGCATGGCCCCGTCCTTCGGCGTCCCCGGGGTCGAGGTCGCCGTGGCCGTGGCTCTCGCCATGACGGTGGTCGAGGTCGTGGTCGTGGTCGTGATGGTGCCGATCGTTCACGTACGTCCCCATTCCGTGTGCGGGAGTGGACGCGCGGGTGCCCACCCGGCCATTATGTGCGTATGAGCGCACGCATGCACCTATCACCTGCGCACGATGCGCACCCGCGCACTCCGGGCGAGGAACAGTTCGCGCTCGCCGCCGAGCTCCTCGCCCTCCTCGGTGACCGCACCCGCCTCGCGCTGCTGCATGCTCTGACCGGTGGCGAGGCCGATGTCACGACGCTGACCGAGGCGTGCGGGGCGGCCCGTCCGGCCGTCAGCCAGCACCTGGCCCGGCTCCGGCTCGCCGGGCTCGTGAACACGCGGAAGGAAGGGCGCCGGGTGATCTACTCGCTCGGGGACGGACATCTGCGCCGCGTGGTCGACGAGGCGCTGAGCCTGGCGGACCACCGGCTGTCCGACCGCCCGGCGCACGACTGAGGGCCACCGCACCGCTCCGCACCGCGCGGCGGCTAGGGCGCGGCCGACGGGCGGGCGCCGGAGTCGAGGCGCGGTCGAGCCCGCGCACAATCCGCACGGTCGGGGCGGCGCACACGGCCGGGGCTGCGCACGGCCGAGCCCGCGAAGGGCGGTGGCCGTCAGTGGGCGACGCGGTCGCCCGCGGGCGCCCCGTCGGCCTCGCTCTCCTCGCCCTCCTCCAGCAGGTTCGCCGCCGCGCCCACGATGCTCGGGTCCGGGCTGCCGACGACCTCCGCGTCCTTGTCCGCGTAGGCGAAACGGGCCAGGACGCTGCGCATGGCCTCGACGCGGGCCCGCTTCTTGTCGTTGCTCTTCACCACGGTCCAGGGCGCCTGCTCGGTGTCCGTCTCGCGGAACATGGCGACCTTGGCGGCCGTGTAGTCGTCCCAGAGGTCCAGCGAGGCCAGGTCCATGGGGCTGAGTTTCCACTGCCGTACCGGGTCGACCTGACGGATCGTGAAGCGCGTGCGCTGCTCGCTCTGGGAGACCGAGAACCAGAACTTGATCAGGTCCACCCCGTCGTCGACGAGCATCCGCTCGAAGGCGGGCGCCTGCCGCATGAAGCGCCGGTACTCGTCGGCGGTGCAGAAGCCCATCACGCGCTCCACACCGGCCCGGTTGTACCAGGACCGGTCGAACATCACTATCTCGCCCGCGGTCGGCAGATGCTCCACGTACCGCTGGAAGTACCACTGCCCGCGTTCCCGCTCGGTCGGCTTCTCCAGCGCCACCACCCGGGCCCCGCGCGGGTTGAGATGCTCGGTGAAACGCTTGATCGTGCCGCCCTTGCCGGCCGCGTCACGCCCCTCGAAGACGACGACGAGGCGTCGGCCGGTCGCCTTGATCCAGCTCTGCAGCTTCAGCAGCTCGATCTGCTGGAGCCGCTTGTGCCACTCGTACTCCCTGCGCTCCATGCGCTCCTCGTACGGGTAGTTCTCCCGCCAGGTGTCCACCGGGCTGCCGTCCGGCCGGATCAGTACGGGGTCGTCGTGGTCGGTGTAGTCCACCCGCATACCTGCCAGCAGTTCCGTCATCCGGCCCTCCTCTTCCCGTGCTCCGATTGTCCGCCGATCAGCTCGTTCTCGCCGTTTCGGCGGAATTGCGGGACGATCACGACGACCTCGGCGAGTGCGGTCCGGCCGAGACGCATCCGCGGAACCCTCCTCGGCTCAGGCGGCGGTGCGCTCGTGGACACCGCCGACCGTGGTCCGTCCCGCGATGGAAGCAATCGGAGGAGTACGGCGGGAGAACCTGAGGCGAAGGCGACGCGTGCGCGGGTCGAGCTGACCGCTTCTCCACGGACCCGTCCGGCAACTCACTTACACAGCGCATGACTTGATGGTGCGTCAACTCGCTTGTGTGCGAAACCTCGTGCGGACGAGGATGACGATCATGCC
This genomic interval carries:
- a CDS encoding DUF4442 domain-containing protein, whose amino-acid sequence is MTIGEMLAATVPMARTLNLEFVETTPEKAVVALPDQGEFHNHVGGPHAGAMFTLGESASGAIVLAAFGDQLSRAVPLAVSAEIAYKKLAMGPVTATATLGRPAADVVAELDAGLRPEFPVAIAIQRGDGAVTGEMTVIWTLRPNG
- a CDS encoding NAD-dependent epimerase/dehydratase family protein — translated: MGVRGRTAVLVTGGSGFVGSHLVRRLLERGYRVHTTVRGTSNAAKTRPLVEMRDAFPGRLTLFEADLLAEGSFDAAMSGCDVVFHVASPFLMPERIKDGRKDMVDPALLGTRNVLAAVERTPTVEKVVLTSTVGAIFGDYVDVRSMDGGVLSEKYFNATSTVENNPYHYAKTLAERAAWTAEAAQDRWRLVSVNPGLVLGPSLTPASESGSLFLLDELFKGYFFYGAPDFSFTTADVREVADAHIAAAEHSGAKGRYIVAAETMTSFHDMARVIRDRYPRALRLPRNALPHWPVRVLGPAFGLTQDYIRKHLGIRFAVDNSRSVRELGITYRPVEETLLDHYESWRRRA
- a CDS encoding cation diffusion facilitator family transporter → MNDRHHHDHDHDLDHRHGESHGHGDLDPGDAEGRGHAHGDGPGHEHGPSHRQAHRQGRSPGRPHRHPRSRPRGHSHAPGLGSRLRHLLTPHSHETADKVDSALESSALGMRALWVSLAVLGTTALAQAAVVALSGSVALLGDTVHNAADALTALPLGVAFVLGRRAATRRFTYGYGRAEDLAGVAIVLTIAASAVFAAWAAVGRLLDPQPVRHLPFVAAAALIGFGGNEWVARHRIRVGREIGSAALVADGLHARTDGFASLAVLVGAGGAALGWQRADPLVGLAITAAIVLVLRDAAREVFRRLMDAVEPELVDRAEQALRQVPGVRDVGELRLRWIGHRLRAEVAVVVDGEATVRRAHDIAVEAEHALLHAVPKLTAALVHADPAAAPGEADPHRTLAHHAVA
- a CDS encoding acyltransferase; translation: MSRSKNTFSSWRRRLAQRAVHAGWAWVRRAGTVSAERPGRFRFGAMGENTRLAFPLGTVFGEPWIHLGSYCIVAEQVTLTAGLMPDLDLGSEPILRIGDGVVLGRGSHVIADTTVTIGSDCYFGPYVYVTSTNHSYDDPHVPIGKQWPRMEPVEIGPGCWIGTGAVILPGARIGRNVVVAAGAVVRGTVPDHSVVAGAPARVVRRWDPVAGWQPPLRTPPPVPIPDGVTPEQLLALSELDEETVARLAELDLDAQGAADGVHAQSGDIRAES
- a CDS encoding DedA family protein yields the protein MHVQDWLETVPAVSIYALVALVIGVESLGIPLPGEIVLVSAALLSSQHGGINPVVLGACASLGAIVGDSIGYAIGRKGGRPLLAWLGARFPRHFGEAHVATAERSFQKWGMWAVFFGRFIALLRIFAGPLAGVLRMPYWKFLIANVLGGVIWAGGTTAVIYYVGVVAESWLKRFSWLGLVAAVLIGLASMLIVRRKAKKAATGHGAAEPEPVPAAE
- a CDS encoding gamma carbonic anhydrase family protein, producing MTTQQALIKGIGGKDPRVDQEAFVAPTSVVIGDVTLHAGASVWYGAVLRADGGPIVIGAGTNVQDNCTLHVDPGFPLTVGERVSIGHNAVVHGATVEDDCLIGMGATVLNGAVIGAGSLVAAQALVPQGMRVPPGSLVAGVPAKVKRPLTDEEREGISLNGVFYVELAKAHREIHE
- a CDS encoding DMT family transporter; translation: MTALFALATSLLWGLADFGGGLLTRRTPALTVVVASQSIAAVVLGAIVLATGGWSAAGPQLWFAVAAGLVGPVALLSFYKALALGPMGVVSPLGSLAVAVPIGVGLFLGERPGLIQVAGIAVAVAGVVLAGGPQLRGAPVQRQAILLTLIAAAGFGTVFALIAEASSSVTGLFLALFVQRVTNVVTGGTALAVSVRRGASALPEGGFPWASLPALAFVGLADVAANGTYSVAAQHGPVTVAAVLASLYPVVTALAARGVLRERLRAVQAAGATLALVGTVLLATG
- a CDS encoding helix-turn-helix domain-containing protein, encoding MSDLDLLTQSLARNVKRWRTERAFTLEALAARAGVSRGMLIQIEQARTNPSLGTVVKIGDALGVSITTLLDYEQGPKVRIVPAEQAVRLWHTEAGSYNRLLAGTEAPGPLEMWDWRLMPGEGSPSDPHPAGTVELVHVIAGDMTLTVDGVEHLVPEGASVSFEANTPHTYANKGEIPVEMVMAVSVPLVQ
- a CDS encoding PaaI family thioesterase, which gives rise to MTVTAEDIYAMAPYARTLGVRFTALSAEGVDAELDFVPELSTAGGGLHGGALMGLADVASAVCAALNGPVGAVPATTTSTTHFLRPVREGAAYAKARVLRVGRDTAVVECDIEDDRRRLCTRVTQTVTLRAPHG
- a CDS encoding ArsR/SmtB family transcription factor, which produces MSARMHLSPAHDAHPRTPGEEQFALAAELLALLGDRTRLALLHALTGGEADVTTLTEACGAARPAVSQHLARLRLAGLVNTRKEGRRVIYSLGDGHLRRVVDEALSLADHRLSDRPAHD
- a CDS encoding YbaK/EbsC family protein — protein: MRAPIGHFDHAVPAPDCLDELTRPVADAVRGWGGGTPAEQIVYVDTNPEWADTATFVEHYGKELLERSANCVVVSGRRGAETTLAACVVLSTTRVDVNGAVRRQLGSRKASFAPMDTATGETGMEYGGITPVGLPGDWPVLVDPAVVELPYVLVGSGRRRGKLLLPGKAFAELPNAVVLEGLGIA